In Gossypium hirsutum isolate 1008001.06 chromosome D06, Gossypium_hirsutum_v2.1, whole genome shotgun sequence, one genomic interval encodes:
- the LOC121218681 gene encoding uncharacterized protein — MEGSNQNSGFDSRISSLSLTDDTVNRSSNSGFDNQGVNVYGEYDNGLSMPTNTMEDLNDEKEKEPRTSHQKMGKYFFYDSPLVEDTGVWIPVSIPPMLESDHEQWAKGFHSNGDYFPEGDMGWGEFLSEEKELTMWDVIVEMILAARGKVNALASGDIQRCGVSWLSSHLLEQAWQEMAQTLNEVNLGNVKEILDAEPPKWLADSAASACMLCGVRFHPIMCSRHHCRFCGGIFCGECSKGRSLMPQKFRVTDPQRVCDVCCVRLESVQPYLMDQVSNAAQLPTHDLTDLSTLRSWVNFPWGQSMEHEIYKATNTIRGYITKVGILKPEKSIPDSILRDAKGLAIISVMKVGVMVTYNIGTGLVIARREDDTWSPPSAISSFGLGWGAQAGGELTDFIIILRTNDAVKTFSGNAHLSIGAGVSAAVGIVGRTVEADVRAGDGGYAACYTYSCSKGAFVGCSLKGTVVTTRGRENARFYGSQSITATDILLGSMPRPPAAAILYRALSDLYNTLS, encoded by the exons ATGGAGGGCTCCAATCAAAATTCGGGCTTTGATTCTAGGATTTCTTCTCTTTCCCTAACCGATGATACAGTTAATCGGAGCTCCAACTCG GGTTTTGATAATCAAGGAGTTAATGTTTATGGAGAATATGATAATGGGTTATCAATGCCAACCAACACTATGGAGGACTTgaatgatgaaaaagaaaaagaaccaagGACCAGCCATCAAAAAATGGGAAAATACTTCTTCTACGACTCTCCCCTTGTTGAGGATACCGGAGTATGGATACCGGTCTCGATTCCTCCAATGCTCGAAAGCGATCACGAACAATGGGCCAAAGGTTTTCATTCCAATGGAGATTATTTCCCTGAAGGTGACATGGGGTGGGGTGAGTTTTTGAGTGAAGAGAAGGAGTTGACTATGTGGGATGTGATTGTCGAGATGATACTTGCCGCCCGTGGGAAAGTCAACGCTTTAGCTTCTGGTGATATTCAACGATGTGGAGTTTCGTGGTTATCGAGTCATTTGCTTGAGCAAGCTTGGCAAGAGATGGCTCAGACGCTAAACGAAGTGAATTTAGGTAACGTGAAGGAAATTCTCGATGCAGAACCGCCAAAGTGGTTGGCTGACAGTGCGGCTTCCGCTTGTATGCTGTGTGGTGTGAGGTTTCACCCGATCATGTGTTCAAGACACCATTGTAGGTTTTGTGGAGGAATATTTTGTGGTGAGTGTTCTAAAGGAAGGAGTTTAATGCCCCAAAAGTTTCGTGTAACAGACCCGCAACGTGTCTGCGATGTATGCTGTGTGCGGCTTGAATCAGTCCAGCCATACTTGATGGACCAGGTTAGTAATGCTGCTCAGCTGCCAACACACGATTTGACCGACTTGAGTACTTTGAGATCTTGGGTTAATTTTCCCTGGGGACAGTCCATGGAACATGAAATTTATAAGGCAACAAATACGATTCGGGGTTACATTACTAAG GTTGGTATATTGAAACCTGAGAAATCCATTCCCGATTCCATTCTCCGAGATGCAAAAGGCCTTGCCATAATCTCTGTTATGAAAGTCGGTGTCATGGTTACATACAATATCGGTACAGGACTTGTGATTGCTCGTAGAGAGGATGACACCTGGTCTCCACCCTCTGCCATTTCCTCATTCGGTTTGGGATGGGGAGCTCAG GCTGGGGGAGAATTGACCGATTTTATTATAATCTTGAGAACAAATGATGCTGTTAAGACTTTTAGCGGCAATGCACATCTTTCTATTGGAGCTGGTGTAAGTGCTGCCGTTGGTATTGTTGGACGGACTGTAGAAGCAGATGTACGAGCCGGCGATGGTGGTTATGCTGCTTGTTATACATACAGCTGTAGTAAAG GTGCTTTTGTTGGATGTTCACTCAAAGGGACTGTTGTTACAACACGGGGACGAGAGAATGCCCGATTTTACGGCAGCCAGTCAATAACTGCAACCGATATACTTCTCGGGTCCATGCCTCGGCCACCTGCCGCCGCCATTCTTTACCGTGCGCTTTCTGATCTATATAACACACTAAGTTGA